The following DNA comes from Pseudanabaena yagii GIHE-NHR1.
TCGCTTGCATGAGATATTCCAGTGCTTCATAGTCAGGATCAGTAATATAGCCCTGTTCAGAAAGTTCTTGATTAATCAAGGTTTCCATTTCAGGAGTAAGCCGTTTGACAAGGAGAGCACGGTTAACAAGATTTCTAATGACGCTTTTGTTATTCATGACTTTAAAGAGGTTTCTAGACGTATATCTCTACAATGATTAGTCTGATGCAAAATCCAAGGTATAGATGTGACTACTATCTCTGTCCTTATGTGATTGCAATCAAAGGATTAAGAGCCTCATATCTCTTAGATCCTGTGATCTTGGTCACAAAAAAAGAGGGCATATGCTTTAAAGCAATTGCTCTCTTTTTTGAAATCAAAAGTGGAAATTTTGTTCCCTTATTTTTTATAAAAGAATTACCATTTTCTACAAAGCATTTACAGCTTGTTGAGGCTTAAAGTTTCGCTGTGCAGGTACAGCGCTTTGCGCTGTACCTGCACAGCACTTATTGGAATTAGTTTTTTAAACAAATTCTCTCGGCATAAATTTTTTGTTCCAGCGCCTATCCATGTCCGATGCTATTTCCAAGAGGGAAATTTGCTGTTGTCGGCGATGTGATGCTTTGTGGTGAATAGCTTCCTGTCTTTGCTGAATTTGATGAGCTGAGGGAAAATCTCTCAGAAATTGGATGTGATTTCTATTTACATAGTTCCCCAGCCAGACGCAATTATTGTCAGCAAATGCTCGAACAGCGTCTTGATTCTGCTCAAATGGATATGAATAGGGTGACGATATACAATCCATGTTTAAACCCATATTTAGCTATATGGCTGCCAACGATCGCAAAGTAAATTTGTAGTCCTTGTTACATTATCCTACTTTGTAGACGCATCATAACATAGTATTTTGGGCATTAAAACAACAGATAAATTTGTGAAAGCTTGCTCTTGCCAAGCTTTCACAAATTTATCTGTTGTTTAGTCTCTGGGTAAGCTAATTGCTTGCTCAAAGCGCAATAGTTCCAGTGATCTTTCGCCATAGATTGATTCAATATGTTCTTCGCAACAGGCGATCGCAAATTCATCAAGTTCTTCCGCCTCCAACCCAAACATGTCATAAAAGGTATCTGGCTCTACTCGACAAAAGCGGGGACGTTGCTCGTAAATTGAGCATTTGCGATTGAGTCGATCAAAATTAATGCACCAGCCATCGATGCCGACCATGCTCAAATATTGTTGCAATTCTGCGGGGGTGAGATAGTCAGCAAGGTCAGGGCGATCGCTTGGGTCAAGATTACAACAAGCGCCACAACCGCTAATACATTGCCAAGTTGCCATTATTTCTATTTCTATTTGCCTGATTAATCCTGATTAATATAGTAATCCTCAATGGTTTGTGGAAGCGCATCCCGAAGGGATGCGCTTCCAAATTTACAGAAAACAATCCCGAATTAAGCCATTGACAATTTCTGGGCATTCGTCGTGGGGGCAATGTCCTGCCTTAATGTAATGCTCCGTCAGCGAAGGATAAAACTCACGGAATTTCGCTCCTCTCACACGGGAATTCATCCAAGGATCACCCTCACCCCAAATAACCAATAAAGGGCAAGTCATTGATGTGAGTAGCTGATCGACCTTTTTGCCTTGGGGTGTACTAAATACTGAGGCAAAAACCTGTGCAGCTCCTTCATCACAGGATGGACGATAAATTTCTTCGACTAGTTGATCGGTTACGGCAGATTGATCGAGATATACCTTTTGCAAAGTGCTACGAATCCGTGATTTTTGGCGCACAAATGCAAAAAGTAACTGATTTGCCCAAGGTTGCCGTAAAACGCCTTGTAAAGTTTTACTAATTGCTTTTTGAACAGGATTTACTTTTTTAGCTCCAAGGGGATTCGTATCTGTGAAAGGACCTGCACTATTGAGCAATACAACTCCTGCTACGGATTGGGGATGGTCAGCTGCCACACATAAGGAGGCATAGCCGCCAAGGGAGTTACCCGCAATGATCGTTGGGCGTTGAATTTGTTCGGTAATAAAATCATGAAGCTGATCCCGCCATAGATCGCCACTATATTCCCATGCAGGTTTTTGCGATCGCCCAAATCCCAAAAGATCGATCGCATATACTTCAAAATCTTGACTCAGGTCAGTAATATTTTTGCGCCAATGGTCAGTTGATGCGCCAAAACCATGTACTAGCAACAATGGTGGACGCTGTAGATTAGCCCCTGCTTTGACAAAATAAATTTTTTGATCGCGCCAAAGCCAATATTGACCTGCGATCGGCTCAGTATTTGCTAAAACCATGTGTATTTATATCTACAATTGTTACATATCTTCATATATATCCTAGCCTTAGCGTAGGATTATGATGGCGATCCTCAAGCAATAACTTATGAATCTCGGCAAGCGTAATCGTTTCTCCGCTAACAAAATAACCGTGCAGTTGTTGCGCGAGGGAATAGTTGAATCGATCCATTCTTGCCAAGCTGCGGTAGTCGATACGAGAGGAAGAGTCCTATCAGCGGCAGGCGATCCTCAAACAACCACCTTTGCCCGTTCTTGTCTCAAGCCAATTCAAGCTTTGCCCGTCTCAATTTCTGGGGCACAGGAGCGATTTAACCTCTCCGAAAAAGATTTAGCCATCATTTGTGGTTCACACCAAGGCACGATCGCCCAAGCCAGACAGGTTTTTAGTATTCTTTGGCGTTGTGATGTTGAGCCGAGTGCCTTGCAATGTCCAATTCCTGAATGCTATCAAAGCCACCTACAACATAATTGCTCTGGTAAACATGCAGGGATGATCGCCGTATGTCGACAGCAGGGTTGGGAAATTTCCTCCTATATGGATCGCAATCATCCTGTACAGCAACTAGCACTGAGTACGATGGCAGATCTACTGCATATGCCTGCGGCGGAGTTTATCTGTGCCCATGATGATTGTGGTGTGCCAACTTATTTATTAGAACTCGATCAGTTAGCCCATCTCTATGCATTGCTATCTGCTCATAACCAGTTACACCTAGAGCGCATTACTCGCGCCATGACTCGCAATCCTGACATGGTTTCAGGGGATGGTCAGTTTGATACAGAGCTAATGCGCTTAACTAATGGGGAAGTTGTCAGTAAGTCAGGTGCGGAAGGGGTGCAATGTATCGGCAGGATAGGCGAAGGTTTAGGTTTAGCCATCAAGGTTATGGATGGTTCTAAACGGGCTAAAACTGCTGTTTCGATCCATTTACTCAAACAATTGGGCTGGATTAGTCCGACAGTTGCTCAAAGTCTAGAGGAGTCTTTTCTTTCAGTTGGTAAATATAGCCGCTTAGAAGCTATTGGCGAATTATCTCTCGCCTAAAAGTATGAGTGGCGGCGCGAAGAGCCGCCACTCATACTTTTAACGTCAGTTCGGGTTAAGCTGGCAAATTTTAAAAGCACAAAAGTAAAAGCCTTGCTAAGCAAGGCTTTTACTTTTGTGCTTTGAGAGAGGGTTTGCGTAGCAAACCCTCTCTCAAAGCACGTTTCAAATTATCCCGAACTCGCGTTACTTTTAGTTATCTGTTGCTATCGTCTATCTCTTTCTAAGTCGCCAATCACCTTTTCCCAGATCCACTTTTCTCCCCTATTCCCATATTTTTGATATATCCCTTCATATAGTCTGAAGGCTTGTTTTTCATCACCATTGAGCATTCTGAGTAAGTTTTGAGGTGCGTATTTAGGCATCTCATAAACAACAGACTGGCTTTCGGGGTTCTGGCTATGGCTAAATTCTAAATATTCCCTCATTGATAGCCTAGTAGAGTTTTTGATCGGTTGATCTACTGGCTGATTTAAAGGTATTGATTCTTTTTTATTTGTCTCTGGTTGCTGAACAGTTTTGTGAGCATTCAGCGGTGTATTGGTTCTAGAGGTTGTAGCATGACCAGAATTAGAACTAACAGGCTTACTTTGATTTACCTTTGTGTTTTTAAATTTATTAAGAAAATAGAGCGCATAGATCGTAATTAAAATTCCTATGCCAGAACCAATGGGCAATATTAGGTCATTAGGCTGAAATGCTAGCTTAAAGGTGAAAATTTGTGGCTGAGCGATAAATAGCCATAAAACCAGACTAGCCGCGATCGCAATCATTACAATTACAGCCAAAGCGGCTAGCGATTCCTTTTCCTGATTATTTACAAAAGGGGCTTTAGGTTTGTTATTGCTCATGAGCTTGCCTTAGCTTAGAGTCATACTGCAATACCCCTTAGATCCTGTCTTGTAAAAAGGCTGGCAGCATGGTTAATGTAGTCTGTGTTTTGTTGATTTCTGATCAACATCTGTATGCCAAGAATTTGGATTCCGAACATTTATCTTGAAAATTTCAATAGCCTTGAGATTTTCTTGAGTCTTCTTTGTTTTAGCTTTCTTTGACTAGCCTTACGCCAATTGTAGGGAGATAGTGGTTCTAGGTTTTCCCATGCGGATGAATTACTGTTCTTAGCGGGCGAATTACTAATCTTATTGGATGTCTTGGAAGTGTTGGGCTTAGAACTCAATAGTGAATAAATCCATAGAAAACCCAGAAGCACTATAGTGTATAGGACAAATAAGGTGATGGTCATTTATCTAGTTTTTGAGACTACTACTTTATGCTGATCGATTATTGCCTTTAATCAGAAACCAGTCTAGTGTCTGTCTCAAGTTAGATAAGATGACGATTTTACAAAATTCATCCTATTGTTCTTAAATGCATTAAAAGCAATAAAGACAAGCAAAGCTGGTCTTTATTGCTTTATTCTATAATTATGGGCGCTGAGGGACTCGAACCCCCGACATTCTCGGTGTAAACGAGACGCTCTACCAACTGAGCTAAGCGCCCTTTTTTTGTGGTCGTTTTTTTGACCTCAATTAATATAACAGATAGAGATCGCATTTAGTCAAATTTTTTGAAAAATCTGGTAAGTTTTTTCAAAATCAATTCTCTGCTTAGCCGCAAACGCTTATAGTTCAAGTGTTTACACAATTAATTGACGCGCAATTTTATTAGTGCGTTCAATTAACATTGGTAGATCAAGGGTGGTTAGCTGACCACGATCAACGATTTTACGCCCGTTAATAAAGCTATAGTCCACCGATGGCACTGGACAAAAAATTAACGCTGAGACTAGATCCTGCTGTGCGCCTGCAAATTGCGATCGCTCAATATCAATAGCAATAAAATCAGCCGCCATATTGGGAGCGATCGCACCAATATCATCTCGCCCCAAGACCTTCGCGCCACCAAGAGTTGCGATTTCTAAAATATCCCGCGCACTCATAGATGTGGGATCGCACTCATTTACCCGCGCTAATAAAAATGCGGTGCGAGCCTCTTGTAACAGATTACCTGTGTCATTAGAGGCTGAGCCATCTACACCTAAACCTACAGGAACTCGATGATTCAACATTTTCCGAATCGGGGCAATCCCACTGGCTAAACGCATATTGCTACAAGGACAATGCGCGACCCCTGTACCTGTACGCCCAAACTTTAAAATGGCATCATCGCTAAGTTTCACACAATGGGCGTGCCAAACATCATCACCAAGCCAACCTACGGATTCAGCATAATCTTCAGGCGTTTTACCAAATTTGCTTAAGCTATAGTCAATATCGGATTGGTTTTCAGCGAGATGCGTATGTAGTCTGACACTGGTATACGATCGCGCCATACTTGCCGATTCACGCATTAAATCCGTAGAGACGGAGAAAGGTGAACATGGAGCTAAGGTCATCCGCAACATCGCATAGCGTGAAGAATCGTGATATTGCTCGATCAGTCTTTGTGAATCCTTGAGAATATCAGCTTCTTTTTCAACCAAGCGATCGGGCGGTAGACCTCCTTTGCTTTCACCAAGGCTCATACTCCCACGACTAGCATGAAACCTCAGCCCGATTGCTTGGATGGCATCAATTTCATCATCTAGTTGACAATCATTAGGGTAGATATAGAGGTGATCGCTAGCGGTCGTGCAGCCAGAGAGAATTAATTCGGTGGCTGCCATCTGAGCACTGACATAGATACTTTCTGAGGTTAAATTTGCCCAAATGGGATAAAGCGTCTTTAGCCAATTAAACAGATCGCAATTTTGAGCAGCAGGGATAACCTTAGTAAGGACTTGAAAAAAATGATGATGGGTATTCACCAAACCTGGTAAGACAATGTGTTTGTCCTGTAGGTCTAGGACTTCATCGGCAGTCTGAGGTAATTCTGAGGTCAGCCCAACTTGCTCAATGACGTTATCTCGCACAAATATGGCAGCACCATGGAGTTCGCGGCGATCGCGATCCATGGTTACTAAAGTATGGATATTTTTAACTAGAAGGGTTGACATTAGTTTCTATGTGTTTTTTATGAATGCATTAGACGATACCAAGACTTTTTTTAGAAATTGCGTTAAAGTTGATAAGTCCTCGTAAACTTAGAGAAATACCAATTATTATTGATCAAGGAAGTTTTGGGATTTGGCTGGTACTAGCCTGTCATAGACCGATTTAGCATTCCTTAATTTTAGAGGTAGAAAAAATCTTAAATCGTTACTTTTCTACTACATATTTGTTCATAGATAAACTATACAATGTAGCGAAATGAGGCTAGACAACGCCCAGCTATGAGTAATATTTTCTTGCTCCCCCCCAACCTAAATAAAAAAGAGCGTTTTGCCGCTTTTTGGGAATATCTATTAGAGAATATTCATGATTTAGGGCAAGAGTTTGTGGATTTCTTGATGCAGCGATCAGGAAAGCATAGCTCAAACTTCCTTAAAGCTGTCAGCTATCCATCTATCTCCGATGAGATCCAGCCTGACTTAGTTTTAGAATGCCAAGATTTTGACATTATCTGTGATCACCGCTTAGAAAGCGAATTAAGCAAGCATTCTCTGGATGCTTACTTTATTTTGGCTAAGTTTCAGAAAAAGCCGACCTATGTAGTTTTGATTAGTAATAGCTACTGCTTAATTGATCCTGAAATCTTAGCTAGTGAGACCGCACAACGCTATTATCTCAAGCCTCGTGATGATCTCAATTCTTCAATGCCATACTTCTGCTGGCAAGATGTATACGCTATTGTCGCGCAA
Coding sequences within:
- a CDS encoding YkgJ family cysteine cluster protein translates to MATWQCISGCGACCNLDPSDRPDLADYLTPAELQQYLSMVGIDGWCINFDRLNRKCSIYEQRPRFCRVEPDTFYDMFGLEAEELDEFAIACCEEHIESIYGERSLELLRFEQAISLPRD
- a CDS encoding alpha/beta fold hydrolase, translated to MVLANTEPIAGQYWLWRDQKIYFVKAGANLQRPPLLLVHGFGASTDHWRKNITDLSQDFEVYAIDLLGFGRSQKPAWEYSGDLWRDQLHDFITEQIQRPTIIAGNSLGGYASLCVAADHPQSVAGVVLLNSAGPFTDTNPLGAKKVNPVQKAISKTLQGVLRQPWANQLLFAFVRQKSRIRSTLQKVYLDQSAVTDQLVEEIYRPSCDEGAAQVFASVFSTPQGKKVDQLLTSMTCPLLVIWGEGDPWMNSRVRGAKFREFYPSLTEHYIKAGHCPHDECPEIVNGLIRDCFL
- a CDS encoding asparaginase; translated protein: MNLGKRNRFSANKITVQLLREGIVESIHSCQAAVVDTRGRVLSAAGDPQTTTFARSCLKPIQALPVSISGAQERFNLSEKDLAIICGSHQGTIAQARQVFSILWRCDVEPSALQCPIPECYQSHLQHNCSGKHAGMIAVCRQQGWEISSYMDRNHPVQQLALSTMADLLHMPAAEFICAHDDCGVPTYLLELDQLAHLYALLSAHNQLHLERITRAMTRNPDMVSGDGQFDTELMRLTNGEVVSKSGAEGVQCIGRIGEGLGLAIKVMDGSKRAKTAVSIHLLKQLGWISPTVAQSLEESFLSVGKYSRLEAIGELSLA
- a CDS encoding 8-oxoguanine deaminase, with amino-acid sequence MSTLLVKNIHTLVTMDRDRRELHGAAIFVRDNVIEQVGLTSELPQTADEVLDLQDKHIVLPGLVNTHHHFFQVLTKVIPAAQNCDLFNWLKTLYPIWANLTSESIYVSAQMAATELILSGCTTASDHLYIYPNDCQLDDEIDAIQAIGLRFHASRGSMSLGESKGGLPPDRLVEKEADILKDSQRLIEQYHDSSRYAMLRMTLAPCSPFSVSTDLMRESASMARSYTSVRLHTHLAENQSDIDYSLSKFGKTPEDYAESVGWLGDDVWHAHCVKLSDDAILKFGRTGTGVAHCPCSNMRLASGIAPIRKMLNHRVPVGLGVDGSASNDTGNLLQEARTAFLLARVNECDPTSMSARDILEIATLGGAKVLGRDDIGAIAPNMAADFIAIDIERSQFAGAQQDLVSALIFCPVPSVDYSFINGRKIVDRGQLTTLDLPMLIERTNKIARQLIV